The following proteins come from a genomic window of Trifolium pratense cultivar HEN17-A07 linkage group LG4, ARS_RC_1.1, whole genome shotgun sequence:
- the LOC123922481 gene encoding uncharacterized protein LOC123922481, translating into MDHTFNKTLLVILSISSLLLSSNAVPSSRVIDFISTSVPAAAPKSSFKDYTSTSSPAEAPSSIDFISKSFQAVEAPNSDANTVSKVASNVARVATIVDPEILKICVEDDEDRKKHCIETLSKLFESPFDIVKALEIEVNATLGTAKSLSDTFVKLINDPNTNKTFISALDSCHELCDHMLDAINHTLEILPQQNFADAYNSMCSVLSYKASCDANFEIANPDAEMPWDAQPLIQSTVICVDILNRIVNNHKI; encoded by the coding sequence ATGGATCACACATTCAATAAAACCCTCCTTGTCATCCTGTCcatctcttctcttcttctatCTTCCAATGCCGTCCCTTCGAGTCGAGTTATTGATTTCATTTCCACAAGTGTTCCAGCTGCAGCCCCTAAAAGTTCCTTTAAAGATTACACCTCAACAAGTTCCCCAGCTGAAGCCCCTTCAAGTATTGATTTCATTTCCAAAAGTTTCCAAGCTGTTGAGGCACCAAACTCTGATGCCAACACAGTATCCAAAGTCGCCTCAAATGTTGCCAGAGTTGCTACAATAGTCGATCCTGAAATCTTAAAAATAtgtgttgaagatgatgaagatagGAAAAAACATTGTATTGAAACCCTTTCAAAACTCTTCGAAAGTCCTTTTGATATCGTCAAGGCACTTGAGATTGAGGTTAACGCCACCCTCGGCACAGCCAAGTCCTTATCCGATACTTTTGTCAAGTTGATTAACGACCCTAACACCAACAAAACATTCATTAGTGCCCTTGACTCTTGTCATGAACTATGTGATCATATGTTAGATGCAATCAATCATACATTGGAGATACTTCCTCAACAAAATTTTGCTGATGCTTATAACTCTATGTGTAGTGTGCTATCATACAAAGCTTCATGTGATGCCAATTTTGAGATCGCGAATCCTGATGCTGAAATGCCATGGGATGCACAACCTCTAATTCAATCGACTGTTATCTGTGTGGACATCTTGAACAGAATAGTAAATAACCATAAGATTTAA